From a region of the Trueperaceae bacterium genome:
- a CDS encoding NAD-dependent epimerase/dehydratase family protein — MLRTRPRPRHVLVTGGAGFLGSHLVERLRQDDDRVTVLGDEAAPTRAGHGEVLVAAYRDPPCPPTKRNGVTSFTLSWFLGAAVRRPPAFPRPRHALAVGMLVGLAACAGPTPPPDVAPSDLDVRGLGGAVELTWTAPTDVDVVAQVRRDDVATWRDAPLAPAGGTSGASAVSATNSRVVRAV, encoded by the coding sequence ATGCTCCGCACCCGCCCCCGCCCCCGCCACGTCCTCGTGACCGGCGGCGCCGGCTTCCTCGGGTCGCACCTCGTCGAGCGCCTACGGCAGGACGACGACCGCGTCACGGTCCTCGGCGACGAGGCGGCCCCGACCCGCGCAGGTCACGGCGAGGTGCTCGTCGCGGCGTACCGCGATCCCCCATGCCCACCGACAAAACGCAATGGAGTCACCTCCTTCACACTCTCGTGGTTCTTGGGGGCTGCCGTGCGTCGTCCCCCCGCGTTCCCCCGTCCCCGCCACGCCCTCGCCGTTGGGATGCTGGTCGGTCTCGCCGCCTGCGCCGGCCCGACGCCGCCCCCCGACGTCGCGCCCAGCGACCTCGACGTGCGCGGGCTCGGGGGCGCCGTCGAGCTCACCTGGACCGCGCCGACCGACGTGGACGTCGTTGCCCAGGTCCGCCGCGACGACGTCGCGACCTGGCGGGACGCGCCGCTCGCCCCCGCCGGCGGGACGTCGGGCGCGTCCGCGGTCTCCGCGACGAACAGCAGGGTCGTACGGGCGGTGTAG
- a CDS encoding UDP-glucose/GDP-mannose dehydrogenase family protein: protein MNTVIIGTGYVGLTTGVALAYVGHDVTCVDLDPGLVERLSRGEATIHEPGLEELLHLAQDHLTFTTDLPDLEGDTVVVIAVGTPPKENGDADMAYVDVAARQIAERIQPGADLVVVNKSTVPIGSARHVDGIVRRTLRERGVEATVAVASNPEFLAEGRAVRDSLYPDRIVVGADDDDAVAMLRRLYEPLLEQAFEAPPGIPRPDRMPLPPLITTTPTSAELTKYAANSFLATKISFINEFAGLAERVGADVTQVARAIGLDDRIGSRFLHAGIGWGGSCFGKDTRAILATADVYDFPMPVVQAAVDVNYQQRVRIVEKLQEHLKVLRGTTIGILGLAFKGDTDDLRDAPALTLIEVLQDRGAQVRVHDPVAMDNAKALEPSLDVTYATDAVDLAEGCDALVVATDWDAYRHLPLDDVAAAMRGRVVVDARNLLDPDAVRARQLRYVGVGR, encoded by the coding sequence ATGAACACCGTCATCATCGGGACCGGCTACGTCGGCCTCACCACCGGCGTGGCGCTCGCGTACGTCGGGCACGACGTCACGTGCGTCGACCTCGATCCCGGCCTCGTGGAGCGGTTGTCGCGCGGCGAAGCGACGATCCACGAGCCCGGCCTCGAGGAGCTCCTGCACCTGGCCCAGGACCACCTGACGTTCACGACCGACCTGCCCGACCTGGAGGGCGACACGGTGGTCGTCATCGCGGTGGGGACGCCCCCCAAGGAGAACGGCGATGCGGACATGGCGTACGTCGACGTCGCCGCCCGCCAGATCGCGGAACGCATCCAGCCCGGGGCGGACCTCGTCGTGGTGAACAAGTCGACCGTCCCCATCGGGTCCGCCCGGCACGTCGACGGGATCGTCCGCCGCACCCTGCGCGAGCGGGGCGTGGAGGCGACCGTCGCGGTCGCCTCCAACCCCGAGTTCCTGGCGGAGGGTCGCGCGGTGCGCGACAGCCTCTACCCCGACCGCATCGTGGTCGGGGCGGACGACGACGACGCGGTCGCGATGTTGCGGCGGCTGTACGAGCCGCTCCTCGAGCAGGCGTTCGAAGCGCCGCCCGGGATCCCCCGCCCCGACCGCATGCCGCTCCCGCCGCTGATCACGACCACCCCCACCAGCGCGGAGCTCACGAAGTACGCCGCCAACAGCTTCCTGGCGACGAAGATCAGCTTCATCAACGAGTTCGCCGGCCTCGCCGAGCGCGTCGGTGCGGACGTCACCCAGGTCGCGCGCGCCATCGGCCTCGACGACCGGATCGGGTCGCGTTTCCTGCACGCCGGCATCGGGTGGGGGGGCAGCTGTTTCGGGAAGGACACCCGCGCCATCCTGGCGACCGCGGACGTCTACGACTTCCCGATGCCGGTCGTGCAGGCGGCGGTCGACGTGAACTACCAGCAGCGCGTCCGCATCGTCGAGAAGCTGCAGGAGCACCTGAAGGTCCTGCGCGGCACCACGATCGGGATCCTGGGGTTGGCGTTCAAGGGCGACACCGACGACCTGCGCGACGCGCCGGCCCTCACGCTGATCGAGGTCCTGCAGGACCGCGGGGCGCAGGTGCGGGTGCACGACCCCGTCGCGATGGACAACGCGAAGGCGTTGGAGCCGTCCCTGGACGTGACGTACGCCACCGACGCGGTCGACCTGGCGGAGGGCTGCGACGCGCTCGTCGTCGCGACCGACTGGGACGCCTACCGTCACCTCCCCCTCGACGACGTGGCGGCCGCGATGCGCGGTCGGGTGGTGGTCGACGCCCGGAACCTGTTGGACCCGGACGCGGTCCGGGCCCGGCAGCTGCGCTACGTCGGCGTGGGGCGGTAG
- a CDS encoding GDP-mannose 4,6-dehydratase gives MRHALVTGAAGFIGSHLVDALLNEGGWRVTGLDAFDPFYDPAEKRANVAPHEGSDRYRLVDVDLRAPATLQQVLDPIAEATPFDVIVHLAAKAGVRPSLEDPVGYQQVNVMGTQSLLELAKGWGTPQFVFASSSSVYGVDPDVPWREDHAVLRPISPYASTKVSGELLGHVYAHLYDLRFVALRFFTVYGPRQRPDLAIRKFAERMLDGAPIPVYGDGTTRRDYTYVADTVQGIRAAMDYGASPYDVFNLGNDATVDLNAMIATLERALGVDAIREPHPAQPGDVPQTWADVTQARDRLGYAPTTDFETGIDRFVTWLRDVRGAS, from the coding sequence GTGCGCCACGCCCTCGTGACCGGCGCCGCCGGGTTCATCGGCAGTCACCTGGTCGACGCCCTCCTCAACGAGGGTGGCTGGCGCGTGACCGGCCTGGACGCCTTCGATCCGTTCTACGACCCCGCGGAGAAGCGCGCGAACGTCGCGCCGCACGAGGGCAGCGACCGCTACCGCCTGGTCGACGTCGACCTGCGCGCCCCCGCGACGCTCCAGCAGGTCCTCGATCCGATCGCGGAGGCCACCCCGTTCGACGTGATCGTGCACCTGGCCGCGAAGGCGGGCGTCCGCCCCAGCCTCGAGGACCCGGTCGGATACCAGCAGGTGAACGTCATGGGGACGCAGTCCCTGCTGGAGCTGGCGAAGGGCTGGGGCACGCCGCAGTTCGTGTTCGCGTCGTCGTCCAGCGTGTACGGCGTCGACCCGGACGTACCCTGGCGGGAGGACCACGCGGTCCTGCGCCCCATCAGCCCCTACGCCAGCACCAAGGTGTCGGGGGAACTGCTGGGGCACGTCTACGCCCACCTGTACGACCTGCGCTTCGTGGCCCTGCGCTTCTTCACGGTGTACGGGCCGCGCCAGCGGCCCGACCTCGCCATCCGCAAGTTCGCGGAGCGCATGCTGGACGGCGCCCCGATCCCCGTGTACGGCGACGGCACGACCCGCCGGGACTACACGTACGTCGCGGACACCGTGCAGGGGATCCGCGCGGCGATGGACTACGGCGCGTCCCCCTACGACGTGTTCAACCTCGGGAACGACGCGACGGTGGACCTGAACGCGATGATCGCGACGCTCGAGCGGGCGTTGGGCGTCGACGCGATCCGCGAACCGCACCCCGCCCAACCGGGCGACGTCCCGCAGACCTGGGCGGACGTCACCCAGGCCCGGGACCGGCTCGGGTACGCCCCCACCACCGACTTCGAGACCGGCATCGACCGGTTCGTCACCTGGCTGCGGGACGTGCGCGGGGCCTCCTGA